Proteins encoded together in one Astatotilapia calliptera chromosome 7, fAstCal1.2, whole genome shotgun sequence window:
- the LOC113026684 gene encoding protein phosphatase 1 regulatory subunit 12A isoform X2, translated as MAATDHSRSEAAKQRRQDQLQRWLGSETDQTGSESREISSGSGTRRAKVRFAQGAVFMAACSAGDREEVAALLRQGADINHANVDGLTALHQACIDENAEMVQFLVENGSDVNRGDNEGWTPLHAAASCGFIQIAKYLIEHSAHVGAVNSEGELPLDVATEDAMERLLKAEIKKQGIDVDTARKEEERIMLRDAMAVLAGDGTLTPHPNTKATALHVAAAKGYIEVLKVLLQCRVDVDCSDTDGWTPLHAAAHWGQEEVCSLLVDNMCDMGAVNNVGQTPLDVADENLVDVLEELQKKQNALRSEKEKQTPVIEPISHIPMVPVRPRRTSISRMSSKEKICLHEREKHPPPPALQSSPAEDEEEEGQAGQNQSQGQAKASSSSSSEEESESESDAESEKAKKREIINNLNNKRNTTNLLPTSMSTSTTASQVKRELSKPPVTEAPGSWRTSLRKADSSVTLGSAGLSDPSQDTSRPPESGLGMSRSASSPRLSSEADTKEPRLARVPPNPTRRLFSIPDNTADNSNSWLSRSSSYTRRFNSQSGNDLTSSTPSLLHSSSYGKRLDDPTVTSASTGTSSAGLGRLNSVLAQRLPQEQTEKKDQPAITTSNSQSTTAGEQEAKQRRKSYLTPVRDEEAEAQRKARSRHARQSRRSTQGVTLTDLQEAEKTIQTMKTDNKGREKEEEKEKEAKQKKGEEGGMLCLQELSWRSRIASLQKSDLLGLTQPAGTPRPQTSDRRDVEANTGESETERWARERNERRQIQARRKAQRTGEGEDNDPSGEEEFSTSGLNSQTDQRLSSRSDSSYSDRTRGGGSETKDFKKLFEEVSRQNSQLQSQLQDTQRSVTQTRLDLEKATQRQERLTDCSALLERERKDRRMLERRMAELEEELKVLVDLKADNQRLKDENGALIRVISKLSK; from the exons ATGGCGGCCACTGACCATTCCCGGTCCGAAGCTGCCAAGCAGCGACGGCAGGATCAGCTGCAGCGATGGCTGGGCTCAGAGACGGATCAGACGGGTTCGGAGTCCCGGGAAATCTCGAGCGGTTCCGGAACGCGCCGGGCGAAAGTTCGGTTCGCCCAAGGAGCCGTATTTATGGCTGCTTGCTCCGCCGGAGACCGGGAGGAGGTGGCAGCGCTGCTCCGACAGGGAGCTGACATCAACCACGCTAACGTAGACGGACTGACAGCGCTTCACCAG GCCTGCATTGATGAAAACGCTGAGATGGTGCAGTTCCTGGTGGAGAACGGGAGCGACGTCAACAGAGGAGACAACGAGGGCTGGACTCCTCTGCATGCTGCAGCCTCCTGCGGTTTCATCCAGATTGCTAA gtatCTGATAGAACACAGTGCTCATGTTGGAGCAGTGAACAGCGAGGGAGAGCTTCCTCTGGATGTTGCCACAGAAGATGCAATGGAAAGGCTCCTGAAagctgaaattaaaaaacaag GAATAGACGTGGATACGGCCCgaaaggaagaggagaggatcATGCTCCGGGATGCCATGGCGGTGCTGGCAGGAGACGGCACACTCACACCTCACCCAAACACCAAGGCAACGGCTCTACACGTCGCCGCTGCCAAAGGCTACATTGAAGTCCTGAA GGTACTGTTACAGTGCAGGGTGGATGTGGACTGCAGCGACACTGACGGGTGGACGCCTCTGCACGCAGCAGCTCACTGGGGGCAGGAGGAGGTGTGCAGCCTGCTGGTTGACAACATGTGCGATATGGGTGCCGTCAACAATGTG GGACAAACACCTTTAGATGTTGCAGACGAGAACCTCGTGGACGTTCTGGAGGAGCTGCAGAAGAAGCAGAACGCT TTACGTAgcgagaaagagaaacagactCCTGTTATTGAGCCCATTTCGCATATCCCCATGGTACCAGTCCGCCCACGCAG GACTTCTATCTCTCGTATGAGCAGCAAGGAGAAGATCTGCCTCCACGAGCGGGAGAAGCACCCTCCGCCTCCTGCCCTGCAGAGCAGTCCGGcagaggacgaggaggaggagggccaGGCGGGACAGAACCAGTCTCAGGGCCAGGCGAAAGCCTCGAGCAGCTCCAGCTCAGAGGAGGAGAGCGAGTCTGAGAGCGATGCAGAGTCAG AGAAAGCGAAAAAGCGAGAAATCATAAACAACTTGAACAACAAGCGCAACACCACCAATCTGCTTCCTACCTCCATGTCAACAAGCACCACTGCGAGCCAAGTGAAAAGG GAATTAAGCAAGCCTCCAGTCACTGAAGCCCCGGGGTCATGGAGAACATCTCTGAGGAAGGCGGACAGCTCTGTGACTCTGGGCTCAGCTGGGCTATCTGACCCCAGCCAGGACACCAGCAGACCTCCAGAGTCCGGCCTCGGCATGAGCCGCTCTGCCTCCAGCCCCCGCCTCAGCTCTGAGGCTGACACCAAG GAGCCAAGGCTTGCTCGAGTGCCGCCCAATCCAACACGGAGACTCTTCAGTATTCCAGATAACACTGCTGACAACTCCAACAG tTGGCTAAGCCGTAGCTCCTCTTACACCCGACGCTTCAATAGTCAGTCAGGAAATGATCTCACTAGCTCCACCCCGTCTTTGCTTCACAG CTCATCTTATGGAAAGAGACTGGATGACCCCACCGTGACCTCAGCTAGCACAGGAACGAGCTCTGCTGGACTCGGCCGCCTTAATAGTGTCTTGGCTCAGAg ACTTCCTCAGGAACAGACGGAAAAGAAGGATCAACCAGCCATTACCACCTCCAACTCTCAGAGCACGACCGCAGGCGAACAGGAAGCCAAGCAGAGGCGCAA GTCCTACCTGACACCAGTGCGGGATGAGGAGGCAGAGGCGCAGAGGAAAGCTCGCTCCCGACATGCACGGCAATCCCGCCGCTCCACTCAG GGGGTAACGCTAACAGATCTGCAGGAGGCAGAGAAGACCATACAGACCATGAAGACGGACAAcaaagggagagaaaaggaagaggagaaggagaaagaagcAAAGCAGAAGAAGGGCGAGGAAGGG GGGATGCTGTGTTTACAGGAATTGAGCTGGAGGTCTCGTATTGCCAGCCTGCAGAAGTCAGACCTGCTGGGCCTCACACAACCTGCTGGCACACCTAGACCTCAGACCTCTGACAGAAGAG ATGTGGAGGCCAACACAGGGGAGAGCGAGACAGAGCGATGGGCCAGGGAGCGCAATGAGAGGAGGCAAATTCAAGCCAGGAGGAAGGCACAGAGGACCGGGGAG GGTGAAGACAATGATCCCAGTGGAGAGGAAGAGTTTTCCACCAGTGGGCTCAATTCACAG ACAGACCAACGTTTGAGTTCCAG GTCGGACTCATCCTATAGCGACCGTACACGGGGAGGAGGATCTGAGACGAAGGACTTTAAGAAG TTGTTTGAGGAGGTTTCCAGACAAAACAGCCAGCTCCAGTCACAGCTCCAGGACACTCAGAGGAGTGTCACTCAGACCAGGTTGGATCTGGAAAAGGCCACGCAG AGACAGGAGCGTCTGACTGACTGTTCAgccctgctggagcgggagagGAAG GATCGAAGGATGTTGGAGCGGCGAATGgcggagctggaggaggagctaaAG GTTTTGGTTGACCTGAAGGCAGACAACCAGCGCCTTAAAGATGAAAATGGAGCACTCATCCgtgtcatcagcaaactctCCAAATAG
- the LOC113026684 gene encoding protein phosphatase 1 regulatory subunit 12A isoform X5, producing MAATDHSRSEAAKQRRQDQLQRWLGSETDQTGSESREISSGSGTRRAKVRFAQGAVFMAACSAGDREEVAALLRQGADINHANVDGLTALHQACIDENAEMVQFLVENGSDVNRGDNEGWTPLHAAASCGFIQIAKYLIEHSAHVGAVNSEGELPLDVATEDAMERLLKAEIKKQGIDVDTARKEEERIMLRDAMAVLAGDGTLTPHPNTKATALHVAAAKGYIEVLKVLLQCRVDVDCSDTDGWTPLHAAAHWGQEEVCSLLVDNMCDMGAVNNVGQTPLDVADENLVDVLEELQKKQNALRSEKEKQTPVIEPISHIPMVPVRPRSKEKICLHEREKHPPPPALQSSPAEDEEEEGQAGQNQSQGQAKASSSSSSEEESESESDAESEKAKKREIINNLNNKRNTTNLLPTSMSTSTTASQVKRQELSKPPVTEAPGSWRTSLRKADSSVTLGSAGLSDPSQDTSRPPESGLGMSRSASSPRLSSEADTKEPRLARVPPNPTRRLFSIPDNTADNSNSWLSRSSSYTRRFNSQSGNDLTSSTPSLLHSSSYGKRLDDPTVTSASTGTSSAGLGRLNSVLAQRLPQEQTEKKDQPAITTSNSQSTTAGEQEAKQRRKSYLTPVRDEEAEAQRKARSRHARQSRRSTQGVTLTDLQEAEKTIQTMKTDNKGREKEEEKEKEAKQKKGEEGGMLCLQELSWRSRIASLQKSDLLGLTQPAGTPRPQTSDRRDVEANTGESETERWARERNERRQIQARRKAQRTGEGEDNDPSGEEEFSTSGLNSQTDQRLSSRSDSSYSDRTRGGGSETKDFKKLFEEVSRQNSQLQSQLQDTQRSVTQTRLDLEKATQRQERLTDCSALLERERKDRRMLERRMAELEEELKVLVDLKADNQRLKDENGALIRVISKLSK from the exons ATGGCGGCCACTGACCATTCCCGGTCCGAAGCTGCCAAGCAGCGACGGCAGGATCAGCTGCAGCGATGGCTGGGCTCAGAGACGGATCAGACGGGTTCGGAGTCCCGGGAAATCTCGAGCGGTTCCGGAACGCGCCGGGCGAAAGTTCGGTTCGCCCAAGGAGCCGTATTTATGGCTGCTTGCTCCGCCGGAGACCGGGAGGAGGTGGCAGCGCTGCTCCGACAGGGAGCTGACATCAACCACGCTAACGTAGACGGACTGACAGCGCTTCACCAG GCCTGCATTGATGAAAACGCTGAGATGGTGCAGTTCCTGGTGGAGAACGGGAGCGACGTCAACAGAGGAGACAACGAGGGCTGGACTCCTCTGCATGCTGCAGCCTCCTGCGGTTTCATCCAGATTGCTAA gtatCTGATAGAACACAGTGCTCATGTTGGAGCAGTGAACAGCGAGGGAGAGCTTCCTCTGGATGTTGCCACAGAAGATGCAATGGAAAGGCTCCTGAAagctgaaattaaaaaacaag GAATAGACGTGGATACGGCCCgaaaggaagaggagaggatcATGCTCCGGGATGCCATGGCGGTGCTGGCAGGAGACGGCACACTCACACCTCACCCAAACACCAAGGCAACGGCTCTACACGTCGCCGCTGCCAAAGGCTACATTGAAGTCCTGAA GGTACTGTTACAGTGCAGGGTGGATGTGGACTGCAGCGACACTGACGGGTGGACGCCTCTGCACGCAGCAGCTCACTGGGGGCAGGAGGAGGTGTGCAGCCTGCTGGTTGACAACATGTGCGATATGGGTGCCGTCAACAATGTG GGACAAACACCTTTAGATGTTGCAGACGAGAACCTCGTGGACGTTCTGGAGGAGCTGCAGAAGAAGCAGAACGCT TTACGTAgcgagaaagagaaacagactCCTGTTATTGAGCCCATTTCGCATATCCCCATGGTACCAGTCCGCCCACGCAG CAAGGAGAAGATCTGCCTCCACGAGCGGGAGAAGCACCCTCCGCCTCCTGCCCTGCAGAGCAGTCCGGcagaggacgaggaggaggagggccaGGCGGGACAGAACCAGTCTCAGGGCCAGGCGAAAGCCTCGAGCAGCTCCAGCTCAGAGGAGGAGAGCGAGTCTGAGAGCGATGCAGAGTCAG AGAAAGCGAAAAAGCGAGAAATCATAAACAACTTGAACAACAAGCGCAACACCACCAATCTGCTTCCTACCTCCATGTCAACAAGCACCACTGCGAGCCAAGTGAAAAGG CAGGAATTAAGCAAGCCTCCAGTCACTGAAGCCCCGGGGTCATGGAGAACATCTCTGAGGAAGGCGGACAGCTCTGTGACTCTGGGCTCAGCTGGGCTATCTGACCCCAGCCAGGACACCAGCAGACCTCCAGAGTCCGGCCTCGGCATGAGCCGCTCTGCCTCCAGCCCCCGCCTCAGCTCTGAGGCTGACACCAAG GAGCCAAGGCTTGCTCGAGTGCCGCCCAATCCAACACGGAGACTCTTCAGTATTCCAGATAACACTGCTGACAACTCCAACAG tTGGCTAAGCCGTAGCTCCTCTTACACCCGACGCTTCAATAGTCAGTCAGGAAATGATCTCACTAGCTCCACCCCGTCTTTGCTTCACAG CTCATCTTATGGAAAGAGACTGGATGACCCCACCGTGACCTCAGCTAGCACAGGAACGAGCTCTGCTGGACTCGGCCGCCTTAATAGTGTCTTGGCTCAGAg ACTTCCTCAGGAACAGACGGAAAAGAAGGATCAACCAGCCATTACCACCTCCAACTCTCAGAGCACGACCGCAGGCGAACAGGAAGCCAAGCAGAGGCGCAA GTCCTACCTGACACCAGTGCGGGATGAGGAGGCAGAGGCGCAGAGGAAAGCTCGCTCCCGACATGCACGGCAATCCCGCCGCTCCACTCAG GGGGTAACGCTAACAGATCTGCAGGAGGCAGAGAAGACCATACAGACCATGAAGACGGACAAcaaagggagagaaaaggaagaggagaaggagaaagaagcAAAGCAGAAGAAGGGCGAGGAAGGG GGGATGCTGTGTTTACAGGAATTGAGCTGGAGGTCTCGTATTGCCAGCCTGCAGAAGTCAGACCTGCTGGGCCTCACACAACCTGCTGGCACACCTAGACCTCAGACCTCTGACAGAAGAG ATGTGGAGGCCAACACAGGGGAGAGCGAGACAGAGCGATGGGCCAGGGAGCGCAATGAGAGGAGGCAAATTCAAGCCAGGAGGAAGGCACAGAGGACCGGGGAG GGTGAAGACAATGATCCCAGTGGAGAGGAAGAGTTTTCCACCAGTGGGCTCAATTCACAG ACAGACCAACGTTTGAGTTCCAG GTCGGACTCATCCTATAGCGACCGTACACGGGGAGGAGGATCTGAGACGAAGGACTTTAAGAAG TTGTTTGAGGAGGTTTCCAGACAAAACAGCCAGCTCCAGTCACAGCTCCAGGACACTCAGAGGAGTGTCACTCAGACCAGGTTGGATCTGGAAAAGGCCACGCAG AGACAGGAGCGTCTGACTGACTGTTCAgccctgctggagcgggagagGAAG GATCGAAGGATGTTGGAGCGGCGAATGgcggagctggaggaggagctaaAG GTTTTGGTTGACCTGAAGGCAGACAACCAGCGCCTTAAAGATGAAAATGGAGCACTCATCCgtgtcatcagcaaactctCCAAATAG
- the LOC113026684 gene encoding protein phosphatase 1 regulatory subunit 12A isoform X4 — protein sequence MAATDHSRSEAAKQRRQDQLQRWLGSETDQTGSESREISSGSGTRRAKVRFAQGAVFMAACSAGDREEVAALLRQGADINHANVDGLTALHQACIDENAEMVQFLVENGSDVNRGDNEGWTPLHAAASCGFIQIAKYLIEHSAHVGAVNSEGELPLDVATEDAMERLLKAEIKKQGIDVDTARKEEERIMLRDAMAVLAGDGTLTPHPNTKATALHVAAAKGYIEVLKVLLQCRVDVDCSDTDGWTPLHAAAHWGQEEVCSLLVDNMCDMGAVNNVGQTPLDVADENLVDVLEELQKKQNALRSEKEKQTPVIEPISHIPMVPVRPRRTSISRMSSKEKICLHEREKHPPPPALQSSPAEDEEEEGQAGQNQSQGQAKASSSSSSEEESESESDAESEKAKKREIINNLNNKRNTTNLLPTSMSTSTTASQVKRELSKPPVTEAPGSWRTSLRKADSSVTLGSAGLSDPSQDTSRPPESGLGMSRSASSPRLSSEADTKEPRLARVPPNPTRRLFSIPDNTADNSNSWLSRSSSYTRRFNSQSGNDLTSSTPSLLHSSSYGKRLDDPTVTSASTGTSSAGLGRLNSVLAQRLPQEQTEKKDQPAITTSNSQSTTAGEQEAKQRRKSYLTPVRDEEAEAQRKARSRHARQSRRSTQGVTLTDLQEAEKTIQTMKTDNKGREKEEEKEKEAKQKKGEEGELSWRSRIASLQKSDLLGLTQPAGTPRPQTSDRRDVEANTGESETERWARERNERRQIQARRKAQRTGEGEDNDPSGEEEFSTSGLNSQTDQRLSSRSDSSYSDRTRGGGSETKDFKKLFEEVSRQNSQLQSQLQDTQRSVTQTRLDLEKATQRQERLTDCSALLERERKDRRMLERRMAELEEELKVLVDLKADNQRLKDENGALIRVISKLSK from the exons ATGGCGGCCACTGACCATTCCCGGTCCGAAGCTGCCAAGCAGCGACGGCAGGATCAGCTGCAGCGATGGCTGGGCTCAGAGACGGATCAGACGGGTTCGGAGTCCCGGGAAATCTCGAGCGGTTCCGGAACGCGCCGGGCGAAAGTTCGGTTCGCCCAAGGAGCCGTATTTATGGCTGCTTGCTCCGCCGGAGACCGGGAGGAGGTGGCAGCGCTGCTCCGACAGGGAGCTGACATCAACCACGCTAACGTAGACGGACTGACAGCGCTTCACCAG GCCTGCATTGATGAAAACGCTGAGATGGTGCAGTTCCTGGTGGAGAACGGGAGCGACGTCAACAGAGGAGACAACGAGGGCTGGACTCCTCTGCATGCTGCAGCCTCCTGCGGTTTCATCCAGATTGCTAA gtatCTGATAGAACACAGTGCTCATGTTGGAGCAGTGAACAGCGAGGGAGAGCTTCCTCTGGATGTTGCCACAGAAGATGCAATGGAAAGGCTCCTGAAagctgaaattaaaaaacaag GAATAGACGTGGATACGGCCCgaaaggaagaggagaggatcATGCTCCGGGATGCCATGGCGGTGCTGGCAGGAGACGGCACACTCACACCTCACCCAAACACCAAGGCAACGGCTCTACACGTCGCCGCTGCCAAAGGCTACATTGAAGTCCTGAA GGTACTGTTACAGTGCAGGGTGGATGTGGACTGCAGCGACACTGACGGGTGGACGCCTCTGCACGCAGCAGCTCACTGGGGGCAGGAGGAGGTGTGCAGCCTGCTGGTTGACAACATGTGCGATATGGGTGCCGTCAACAATGTG GGACAAACACCTTTAGATGTTGCAGACGAGAACCTCGTGGACGTTCTGGAGGAGCTGCAGAAGAAGCAGAACGCT TTACGTAgcgagaaagagaaacagactCCTGTTATTGAGCCCATTTCGCATATCCCCATGGTACCAGTCCGCCCACGCAG GACTTCTATCTCTCGTATGAGCAGCAAGGAGAAGATCTGCCTCCACGAGCGGGAGAAGCACCCTCCGCCTCCTGCCCTGCAGAGCAGTCCGGcagaggacgaggaggaggagggccaGGCGGGACAGAACCAGTCTCAGGGCCAGGCGAAAGCCTCGAGCAGCTCCAGCTCAGAGGAGGAGAGCGAGTCTGAGAGCGATGCAGAGTCAG AGAAAGCGAAAAAGCGAGAAATCATAAACAACTTGAACAACAAGCGCAACACCACCAATCTGCTTCCTACCTCCATGTCAACAAGCACCACTGCGAGCCAAGTGAAAAGG GAATTAAGCAAGCCTCCAGTCACTGAAGCCCCGGGGTCATGGAGAACATCTCTGAGGAAGGCGGACAGCTCTGTGACTCTGGGCTCAGCTGGGCTATCTGACCCCAGCCAGGACACCAGCAGACCTCCAGAGTCCGGCCTCGGCATGAGCCGCTCTGCCTCCAGCCCCCGCCTCAGCTCTGAGGCTGACACCAAG GAGCCAAGGCTTGCTCGAGTGCCGCCCAATCCAACACGGAGACTCTTCAGTATTCCAGATAACACTGCTGACAACTCCAACAG tTGGCTAAGCCGTAGCTCCTCTTACACCCGACGCTTCAATAGTCAGTCAGGAAATGATCTCACTAGCTCCACCCCGTCTTTGCTTCACAG CTCATCTTATGGAAAGAGACTGGATGACCCCACCGTGACCTCAGCTAGCACAGGAACGAGCTCTGCTGGACTCGGCCGCCTTAATAGTGTCTTGGCTCAGAg ACTTCCTCAGGAACAGACGGAAAAGAAGGATCAACCAGCCATTACCACCTCCAACTCTCAGAGCACGACCGCAGGCGAACAGGAAGCCAAGCAGAGGCGCAA GTCCTACCTGACACCAGTGCGGGATGAGGAGGCAGAGGCGCAGAGGAAAGCTCGCTCCCGACATGCACGGCAATCCCGCCGCTCCACTCAG GGGGTAACGCTAACAGATCTGCAGGAGGCAGAGAAGACCATACAGACCATGAAGACGGACAAcaaagggagagaaaaggaagaggagaaggagaaagaagcAAAGCAGAAGAAGGGCGAGGAAGGG GAATTGAGCTGGAGGTCTCGTATTGCCAGCCTGCAGAAGTCAGACCTGCTGGGCCTCACACAACCTGCTGGCACACCTAGACCTCAGACCTCTGACAGAAGAG ATGTGGAGGCCAACACAGGGGAGAGCGAGACAGAGCGATGGGCCAGGGAGCGCAATGAGAGGAGGCAAATTCAAGCCAGGAGGAAGGCACAGAGGACCGGGGAG GGTGAAGACAATGATCCCAGTGGAGAGGAAGAGTTTTCCACCAGTGGGCTCAATTCACAG ACAGACCAACGTTTGAGTTCCAG GTCGGACTCATCCTATAGCGACCGTACACGGGGAGGAGGATCTGAGACGAAGGACTTTAAGAAG TTGTTTGAGGAGGTTTCCAGACAAAACAGCCAGCTCCAGTCACAGCTCCAGGACACTCAGAGGAGTGTCACTCAGACCAGGTTGGATCTGGAAAAGGCCACGCAG AGACAGGAGCGTCTGACTGACTGTTCAgccctgctggagcgggagagGAAG GATCGAAGGATGTTGGAGCGGCGAATGgcggagctggaggaggagctaaAG GTTTTGGTTGACCTGAAGGCAGACAACCAGCGCCTTAAAGATGAAAATGGAGCACTCATCCgtgtcatcagcaaactctCCAAATAG
- the LOC113026684 gene encoding protein phosphatase 1 regulatory subunit 12A isoform X1 — protein sequence MAATDHSRSEAAKQRRQDQLQRWLGSETDQTGSESREISSGSGTRRAKVRFAQGAVFMAACSAGDREEVAALLRQGADINHANVDGLTALHQACIDENAEMVQFLVENGSDVNRGDNEGWTPLHAAASCGFIQIAKYLIEHSAHVGAVNSEGELPLDVATEDAMERLLKAEIKKQGIDVDTARKEEERIMLRDAMAVLAGDGTLTPHPNTKATALHVAAAKGYIEVLKVLLQCRVDVDCSDTDGWTPLHAAAHWGQEEVCSLLVDNMCDMGAVNNVGQTPLDVADENLVDVLEELQKKQNALRSEKEKQTPVIEPISHIPMVPVRPRRTSISRMSSKEKICLHEREKHPPPPALQSSPAEDEEEEGQAGQNQSQGQAKASSSSSSEEESESESDAESEKAKKREIINNLNNKRNTTNLLPTSMSTSTTASQVKRQELSKPPVTEAPGSWRTSLRKADSSVTLGSAGLSDPSQDTSRPPESGLGMSRSASSPRLSSEADTKEPRLARVPPNPTRRLFSIPDNTADNSNSWLSRSSSYTRRFNSQSGNDLTSSTPSLLHSSSYGKRLDDPTVTSASTGTSSAGLGRLNSVLAQRLPQEQTEKKDQPAITTSNSQSTTAGEQEAKQRRKSYLTPVRDEEAEAQRKARSRHARQSRRSTQGVTLTDLQEAEKTIQTMKTDNKGREKEEEKEKEAKQKKGEEGGMLCLQELSWRSRIASLQKSDLLGLTQPAGTPRPQTSDRRDVEANTGESETERWARERNERRQIQARRKAQRTGEGEDNDPSGEEEFSTSGLNSQTDQRLSSRSDSSYSDRTRGGGSETKDFKKLFEEVSRQNSQLQSQLQDTQRSVTQTRLDLEKATQRQERLTDCSALLERERKDRRMLERRMAELEEELKVLVDLKADNQRLKDENGALIRVISKLSK from the exons ATGGCGGCCACTGACCATTCCCGGTCCGAAGCTGCCAAGCAGCGACGGCAGGATCAGCTGCAGCGATGGCTGGGCTCAGAGACGGATCAGACGGGTTCGGAGTCCCGGGAAATCTCGAGCGGTTCCGGAACGCGCCGGGCGAAAGTTCGGTTCGCCCAAGGAGCCGTATTTATGGCTGCTTGCTCCGCCGGAGACCGGGAGGAGGTGGCAGCGCTGCTCCGACAGGGAGCTGACATCAACCACGCTAACGTAGACGGACTGACAGCGCTTCACCAG GCCTGCATTGATGAAAACGCTGAGATGGTGCAGTTCCTGGTGGAGAACGGGAGCGACGTCAACAGAGGAGACAACGAGGGCTGGACTCCTCTGCATGCTGCAGCCTCCTGCGGTTTCATCCAGATTGCTAA gtatCTGATAGAACACAGTGCTCATGTTGGAGCAGTGAACAGCGAGGGAGAGCTTCCTCTGGATGTTGCCACAGAAGATGCAATGGAAAGGCTCCTGAAagctgaaattaaaaaacaag GAATAGACGTGGATACGGCCCgaaaggaagaggagaggatcATGCTCCGGGATGCCATGGCGGTGCTGGCAGGAGACGGCACACTCACACCTCACCCAAACACCAAGGCAACGGCTCTACACGTCGCCGCTGCCAAAGGCTACATTGAAGTCCTGAA GGTACTGTTACAGTGCAGGGTGGATGTGGACTGCAGCGACACTGACGGGTGGACGCCTCTGCACGCAGCAGCTCACTGGGGGCAGGAGGAGGTGTGCAGCCTGCTGGTTGACAACATGTGCGATATGGGTGCCGTCAACAATGTG GGACAAACACCTTTAGATGTTGCAGACGAGAACCTCGTGGACGTTCTGGAGGAGCTGCAGAAGAAGCAGAACGCT TTACGTAgcgagaaagagaaacagactCCTGTTATTGAGCCCATTTCGCATATCCCCATGGTACCAGTCCGCCCACGCAG GACTTCTATCTCTCGTATGAGCAGCAAGGAGAAGATCTGCCTCCACGAGCGGGAGAAGCACCCTCCGCCTCCTGCCCTGCAGAGCAGTCCGGcagaggacgaggaggaggagggccaGGCGGGACAGAACCAGTCTCAGGGCCAGGCGAAAGCCTCGAGCAGCTCCAGCTCAGAGGAGGAGAGCGAGTCTGAGAGCGATGCAGAGTCAG AGAAAGCGAAAAAGCGAGAAATCATAAACAACTTGAACAACAAGCGCAACACCACCAATCTGCTTCCTACCTCCATGTCAACAAGCACCACTGCGAGCCAAGTGAAAAGG CAGGAATTAAGCAAGCCTCCAGTCACTGAAGCCCCGGGGTCATGGAGAACATCTCTGAGGAAGGCGGACAGCTCTGTGACTCTGGGCTCAGCTGGGCTATCTGACCCCAGCCAGGACACCAGCAGACCTCCAGAGTCCGGCCTCGGCATGAGCCGCTCTGCCTCCAGCCCCCGCCTCAGCTCTGAGGCTGACACCAAG GAGCCAAGGCTTGCTCGAGTGCCGCCCAATCCAACACGGAGACTCTTCAGTATTCCAGATAACACTGCTGACAACTCCAACAG tTGGCTAAGCCGTAGCTCCTCTTACACCCGACGCTTCAATAGTCAGTCAGGAAATGATCTCACTAGCTCCACCCCGTCTTTGCTTCACAG CTCATCTTATGGAAAGAGACTGGATGACCCCACCGTGACCTCAGCTAGCACAGGAACGAGCTCTGCTGGACTCGGCCGCCTTAATAGTGTCTTGGCTCAGAg ACTTCCTCAGGAACAGACGGAAAAGAAGGATCAACCAGCCATTACCACCTCCAACTCTCAGAGCACGACCGCAGGCGAACAGGAAGCCAAGCAGAGGCGCAA GTCCTACCTGACACCAGTGCGGGATGAGGAGGCAGAGGCGCAGAGGAAAGCTCGCTCCCGACATGCACGGCAATCCCGCCGCTCCACTCAG GGGGTAACGCTAACAGATCTGCAGGAGGCAGAGAAGACCATACAGACCATGAAGACGGACAAcaaagggagagaaaaggaagaggagaaggagaaagaagcAAAGCAGAAGAAGGGCGAGGAAGGG GGGATGCTGTGTTTACAGGAATTGAGCTGGAGGTCTCGTATTGCCAGCCTGCAGAAGTCAGACCTGCTGGGCCTCACACAACCTGCTGGCACACCTAGACCTCAGACCTCTGACAGAAGAG ATGTGGAGGCCAACACAGGGGAGAGCGAGACAGAGCGATGGGCCAGGGAGCGCAATGAGAGGAGGCAAATTCAAGCCAGGAGGAAGGCACAGAGGACCGGGGAG GGTGAAGACAATGATCCCAGTGGAGAGGAAGAGTTTTCCACCAGTGGGCTCAATTCACAG ACAGACCAACGTTTGAGTTCCAG GTCGGACTCATCCTATAGCGACCGTACACGGGGAGGAGGATCTGAGACGAAGGACTTTAAGAAG TTGTTTGAGGAGGTTTCCAGACAAAACAGCCAGCTCCAGTCACAGCTCCAGGACACTCAGAGGAGTGTCACTCAGACCAGGTTGGATCTGGAAAAGGCCACGCAG AGACAGGAGCGTCTGACTGACTGTTCAgccctgctggagcgggagagGAAG GATCGAAGGATGTTGGAGCGGCGAATGgcggagctggaggaggagctaaAG GTTTTGGTTGACCTGAAGGCAGACAACCAGCGCCTTAAAGATGAAAATGGAGCACTCATCCgtgtcatcagcaaactctCCAAATAG